In Bacillus sp. DX3.1, the following proteins share a genomic window:
- a CDS encoding FixH family protein, with the protein MMKKLVITLFIAMLALAGCNTKADEQPKEKKKIEEVKVEVKTNPKELKPNEKVEVQALVTQGKENVTDADDVKFEIWKDGEEKHEMLNGKHKGKGVYAVDKTFPSDGVYHVIAHTNAREMHVMPEVKVAVGNAKVEDTKKESGGHEAGHGDHKSDTMIHLMAGDVKANAESTMKVHLKQKDAALTGAEVQLEISKDGVAKHEFIPAKEGNQGEYVSTHTFKEAGAYKVKVHVRKGKLHEHTDETVEVK; encoded by the coding sequence ATGATGAAAAAATTAGTAATTACTTTATTTATCGCGATGCTAGCATTAGCAGGCTGCAATACAAAAGCAGATGAACAGCCAAAAGAAAAGAAAAAGATTGAGGAAGTAAAGGTAGAAGTAAAAACAAACCCGAAAGAACTTAAGCCGAATGAAAAAGTAGAAGTACAGGCACTTGTTACACAAGGGAAAGAAAACGTAACAGATGCCGATGATGTGAAATTTGAAATCTGGAAAGATGGCGAAGAAAAACATGAAATGTTAAACGGGAAGCATAAAGGTAAAGGGGTTTATGCGGTAGATAAAACATTCCCATCCGACGGTGTGTATCATGTTATCGCACATACAAATGCACGTGAAATGCACGTGATGCCAGAAGTAAAAGTGGCTGTAGGTAATGCGAAAGTAGAAGATACGAAAAAAGAAAGCGGTGGACATGAAGCAGGCCATGGTGATCATAAAAGCGACACGATGATTCATCTTATGGCGGGCGATGTCAAAGCAAATGCTGAATCTACAATGAAAGTACATTTAAAACAAAAAGATGCGGCGTTAACTGGTGCTGAAGTACAACTTGAAATTTCGAAAGACGGAGTAGCAAAGCATGAATTTATTCCAGCTAAGGAAGGTAATCAAGGCGAGTATGTAAGTACACATACTTTTAAAGAAGCTGGTGCGTATAAAGTGAAAGTTCATGTAAGAAAAGGTAAACTACACGAACATACAGACGAAACAGTAGAAGTAAAATAA
- the xerD gene encoding site-specific tyrosine recombinase XerD: MEDQLKDFIHYMVVEKGLAKNTIVSYERDLKSYMKYLQHVEQIKTYHEVTRIHIVNFLQYLKENGKSSKTLARHIASIRSFHQFLLRERVVEHDPSVHIETPQGERKLPKVLSVSEVEALLQTPKETSAFGIRDKAMLELLYATGLRVSELIALNLDDVHLTMGFVRCIGKGNKERIIPLGSLATEAIQRYIEKGRTELLGKKTVDALFLNHHGNRLSRQGFWKILKRLAKEANIAKELTPHTLRHSFATHLLENGADLRAVQEMLGHVDISTTQIYTHVSKTRLKDVYKQFHPRA, translated from the coding sequence AGCGAGATTTGAAAAGTTATATGAAATATTTACAACATGTCGAGCAAATAAAAACATATCATGAGGTAACACGGATACACATTGTGAATTTTTTGCAGTATTTAAAAGAGAACGGGAAATCATCAAAAACACTAGCTCGTCATATTGCGTCCATACGCTCGTTTCATCAGTTTTTATTACGTGAACGAGTGGTTGAACATGATCCATCTGTACATATTGAAACACCTCAAGGCGAGCGGAAGTTACCGAAAGTGTTGTCGGTAAGTGAGGTAGAAGCGTTACTACAAACGCCAAAAGAGACAAGTGCATTTGGTATCCGTGATAAAGCGATGCTAGAGTTATTGTATGCCACGGGACTCCGTGTTTCGGAATTAATTGCATTGAATTTAGATGATGTTCATTTAACAATGGGATTTGTTCGCTGCATTGGGAAAGGAAATAAAGAGAGAATCATTCCTCTTGGAAGTTTAGCAACAGAAGCAATTCAACGTTATATTGAAAAAGGAAGAACAGAACTGCTAGGAAAAAAAACTGTAGATGCACTTTTTTTAAACCATCATGGTAATCGCTTATCCCGTCAAGGTTTTTGGAAAATTTTAAAACGACTAGCGAAAGAAGCAAATATTGCAAAAGAACTTACGCCGCATACACTCCGTCATTCTTTTGCAACGCACTTATTAGAAAATGGCGCGGACTTGCGTGCTGTACAAGAAATGCTTGGACATGTAGATATTTCAACGACGCAAATTTATACGCATGTTTCAAAAACTAGATTAAAAGATGTATATAAACAGTTTCACCCGAGAGCATAG